From Anopheles darlingi chromosome 2, idAnoDarlMG_H_01, whole genome shotgun sequence, the proteins below share one genomic window:
- the LOC125952251 gene encoding surfeit locus protein 6 homolog has translation MGKKVPSETLERLRQVNDELEFYMNIFQLPESNPDNNDCSEYLLEVDTDTPIKPPKFGPNRPADTAEELEARMEVMKNKITARHLARQSKQTTDSSKVERKKLKKEERLKKKLMKVNLISAKQEQQRNKLIEHKPLEVKKEKKAAPTFNAEGKIVFSKFQLDEHDKPKKGLETDKKKLLKKVLDNKKQLSELKQSGDIEKYAEVKQKQAWEKAMAKTAGQKLRDDPELLVKKINERKKQIKKSKEAWKERKAKVEEKQAQAQKKRTTNLQERAQKKKNKKLQKMAKRGRIIPGF, from the exons ATGGGGAAAAAGGTCCCCAGTGAGACGCTGGAACGTTTGCGGCAGGTGAATGATGAGCTGGAATTCTACATGAATATCTTTCAACTTCCCGAATCGAATCCGG ATAACAACGATTGCTCCGAGTACCTGCTGGAGGTGGATACAGATACACCGATCAAACCACCGAAGTTCGGCCCGAACCGGCCGGCAGATACGGCCGAAGAGCTGGAAGCACGCATGGAAGTGATGAAGAACAAGATCACGGCCCGGCATTTGGCGCGCCAGAGCAAACAGACGACCGATAGCAGCAAGGTGGAACGCAAGAAGCTCAAGAAGGAGGAACGACTAAAGAAGAAGCTGATGAAGGTGAACCTGATATCGGCgaagcaggagcaacagcgcAATAAACTGATCGAACACAAACCGCTCgaggtgaagaaggaaaagaaagcgGCTCCGACCTTCAACGCCGAGGGCAAGATTGTGTTTTCCAAGTTCCAGCTAGATGAACATGATAAACCTAAGAAGG GCCTGGAAACTGATAAGAAAAAGCTTTTGAAGAAGGTTCTCGATAACAAGAAGCAGTTGAGCGAACTGAAGCAATCCGGTGATATCGAGAAGTACGCCGAGGTAAAACAGAAGCAAGCGTGGGAAAAGGCGATGGCCAAGACGGCAGGACAGAAGCTACGTGACGATCCGGAGCTGCTTGTGAAGAAGATCAACGAACGCAAGAAGCAGATCAAAAAGTCCAAGGAAGCATGGAAGGAACGTAAGGCCAAGGTCGAGGAGAAACAGGCGCAGGCCCAGAAAAAGCGAACCACCAACTTGCAGGAGCGggcacagaagaagaaaaacaaaaagctacaaaaaatggccaaacgGGGCCGCATCATACCGGGATTCTAG
- the LOC125952250 gene encoding 26S proteasome regulatory subunit 6B, which translates to MIDTELIIPDKDESDTRIMKDSANPLEEATEEDLYIKYKKLQKMLEFLEVQEEYIKDEQRNLKKEYLHAQEEVKRIQSVPLVIGQFLEAVDQNTGIVGSTTGSNYYVRILSTIDRELLKPSASVALHKHSNALVDVLPPEADSSISMLQADEKPDVQYSDIGGMDMQKQEIREAVELPLTHFELYKQIGIDPPRGVLMYGPPGCGKTMLAKAVAHHTTAAFIRVVGSEFVQKYLGEGPRMVRDVFRLAKENSPAIIFIDEIDAIATKRFDAQTGADREVQRILLELLNQMDGFDQTTNVKVIMATNRADTLDPALLRPGRLDRKIEFPLPDRRQKRLIFSTITAKMNLSEDVDLEDFVARPDKISGADINAICQEAGMHAVRENRYIVLAKDFEKGYKNNIKKDETEHEFYK; encoded by the exons ATGATCGACACCGAGCTCATTATTCCGGACAAG GACGAGTCGGACACGCGCATCATGAAGGACTCGGCGAACCCGCTTGAAGAAGCCACGGAGGAGGACCTCTACATAAAGTATAAG AAACTACAAAAAATGCTCGAATTCCTGGAGGTGCAGGAAGAGTACATCAAGGATGAGCAGCGCAATCTGAAGAAGGAGTATCTGCACGCACAGGAAGAGGTGAAGCGTATCCAGTCGGTGCCGCTGGTCATTGGTCAGTTCCTGGAGGCCGTCGACCAGAACACCGGTATCGTGGGTTCAACGACGGGTTCGAACTACTACGTCCGCATCCTGTCCACGATCGATCGGGAACTGTTGAAGCCATCGGCCAGCGTAGCCCTTCACAAACACAGTAATGCTCTCGTCGACGTACTGCCACCGGAAGCGGACAGCTCAATCTCGATGTTGCAGGCGGACGAAAAGCCGGACGTACAGTACTCGGACATCGGTGGCATGGATATGCAGAAGCAGGAGATCCGCGAAGCAGTCGAGCTGCCGCTGACACACTTCGAGCTGTACAAGCAGATCGGTATCGATCCTCCGCGCGGTGTACTCATGTACGGTCCACCTGGATGCGGTAAAACGATGCTTGCCAAGGCAGTGGCACATCACACGACGGCCGCCTTCATTCG CGTCGTCGGTTCCGAGTTCGTGCAAAAGTATCTCGGTGAGGGTCCACGTATGGTGCGTGATGTGTTCCGGCTAGCGAAGGAGAACTCACCGGCCATTATCTTTATCGACGAGATCGATGCAATCGCCACGAAACGTTTCGACGCACAAACCGGAGCCGATAGGGAGGTGCAACGTATCCTGCTCGAGTTGCTTAAccagatggatggattcgaTCAAACGACGAACGTAAAAGTCATTATGGCCACCAACCGTGCCGATACACTCGATCCGGCGCTATTGCGTCCGGGTCGTCTGGATCGTAAGATCGAGTTCCCGCTTCCCGATCGTCGCCAGAAGCGTCTCATCTTCTCGACCATCACGGCCAAGATGAACCTCTCCGAGGACGTCGATCTGGAGGATTTTGTGGCCCGGCCGGACAAAATTTCCGGTGCCGACATCAACGCCATCTGCCAGGAGGCCGGTATGCACGCGGTACGAGAGAACAGGTACATTGTGTTGGCCAAGGACTTTGAGAAGGGTTACAAGAACAACATCAAGAAGGACGAAACGGAACACGAGTTTTACAAATAA